Below is a window of bacterium DNA.
GCTCGGCTGCGCTCTCCGCATCGCGCAGCTTGACGAGTCCGACATCCGGCAGTTCCCGCTCTCTCGGATCGTCGAGCTGTACGGCGATCAGATCGTGCTTTCTCGCAACAATTTTCATGGGCTGTTCATATTCGTCATCCATGAAGTCGGAAACGAGAAATGCGATGGAGCGCTTTTTCGTGACGTGATTGAAATACTCGAGTGCGGAGCGCAGACTGGTGCCGCTGCTTTCGGGACGAAACGCGATGATGTCGCGGATGATGCGCAGGATATGCGAGCGTCCCTTCTTGGGTGGAATGAACTTCTCGATGCGGTCGGTGAAAATGATCATGCCGACCTTGTCATTGTTCTTGATGGCGCTGAACGCGAGCACTGCGCACAGTTCAGCGGCGATGTCGCGCTTGCTCCGCGTGCCTGAACCATAGTCCTGTGAGCCGCTCATATCCACGAGCAGCATGACAGTGAGTTCGCGTTCCTCCTCGAACACTTTTATGAAAGGACGATTGAAACGCGCGGAAACGTTCCAGTCGATGGTGCGGACATCATCCCCGAACTGGTACTCGCGCACTTCGGAAAATTCCATGCCGCGTCCTTTGAACACGCTGTGGTATTCTCCCGAAAAGAGCTGGTTGACCAGTCCCCTCGTGCGAATTTCTATCTGCCGCACATTCCTGAGAATCTGCTTGGTATCCATGAACCTCTGTTATCGTAATCCGTGATGCAGAAAATGACGTCGGTATCAGGGCACTTCGATGCTGTCGAGTATTTCCTGGATGATCATTTCCGAGTTCATTTCCTCCGCTTCCGCTTCGTAGGTCACCGCCACTCGGTGGCGCAGCACGTCGAAGCAGACGGCACGAATGTCTTCAGGTATCACGTAGCCCCGGCGCTGAATGAAGGCATGCGCCTTGCCGGCGACGGCGAGGTTGATGCTGGCGCGCGGGGAACCGCCATAGGCGATGTAGCTCGCGAGCCGCTCGAGATTGAATGCCCGCGGGTCACGCGTGGCCTGGACGATATCGAGGATGTAGCGCTCGATCTTTTCATCCATGTACACTTCATGCAGTGCCTGACGGGCATTGAGAATATCCTCGGTGGAAACGACGGGATTGGCGACCGGCAGCTCCGAGGCAATCTGCTGACGCATGATGCCGAGTTCTTCCTCCCGCGAAGGATAGTCGATTTTCACCTTGAGCATGAAACGGTCGACCTGCGCTTCGGGAAGCGGATAGGTGCCTTCCTGTTCGATGGGGTTCTGCGTTGCCATGACGAGGAAGGGACGCGGGAGGAAAAACGTTTCTTCCCCGATGGTGACCTGCCGTTCCTGCATTGCCTCGAGCAGTGCACTCTGCACCTTGGCGGGCGAACGGTTGATTTCGTCGGCAAGGATGAAATTGGCGAAAATCGGTCCCTGCTTCGTCTGGAACTCGCCGTTCTTCTGATTGTAGATCATTGTGCCGATCAAATCGGCCGGAAGCAGATCGGGAGTGAACTGGATGCGGTGAAACGATGCTTTCATCGCTGATGCCAGCGTTTTGATCGCCGTCGTTTTTGCCAGGCCCGGGACGCCCTCGAGCAGAATATGTCCATCGGCCAGCACGCCGATCAGCAGACGGTCGACCATGCCTTTCTGGCCGATGATCACCTTGCCGATCTCCATGCGAAGCGCGTCGACGAATGCGCTCTCTTTCTGAATCCGTTCGTTGATTTCCTGGATATTGACTTCCATGCTGCCTCTCGACTGAACGCACATTGTTACTGTTTTATGGCGGAAACGGAATACCCTGCGTGCTGCCACGACTCGTTCCCGCTGTCTGCAAAACCCGAAAATACGCATTGAAGTTCAACGGTTGCAAACCCGAAATGCGTCCCCCGGTGCATTTGCATCGGTATTTGGACGCATCACCGCCCGGGATGTTCCCGGATGCCATTCAACCCCTGAAACAGATTCAACCCCTGAAACAGATGCAACCCCTGAAACAGATGCAACCCCTTCAACAGGAGGTTCAGCGCTTTCGCAGTGTTTGAAGGACGTACTTCGCGTATCCGTAGCGGATTTTGGATGGTACAGAAGCGAGAGCGAGCCGGTTGGTGGGAAAGGCGAATGAAGGTTCGAAGTAGCAGTTGATGGTGCAGCCTTCACAGAAGTCGTGTCGTCCTTCCCGCTCACGATGCCACTGCACACGGGGCTGCTGCCAGGCATCGACCAGACTGTCGCCGACAGGGATTTTTTCGAAATGCAGATGATAGCATGGAAGAAGGATTTCGTTTTCGGGACTCAGCACGATCACCCTGCTCACCGCCTTGCACAGCGGATCCTGCGGGTCATTTCCGCCCATGCGGCGCAGGGTGATGAAGGAAGGATTGAGGTATACCATGCTCTTGCGCGCAAACTGTTCGGTGTATGCGAGCGCCTCTGCACCGAGTCCCTCTTCCCGGAAATAGCTGAAGATGGGATTGAGCAGCAGCAGCAATCCCCGCTCCTGCGCCAGCTCGTACACCGCATCCATCTGCCGGTAATTCTCGTTCGTGACGGTGAACAGCAGATCCGGTTTTTCACCGAGCTCGCGCGCGATATCGAGCGACTCGAGCACATGGCTGAAACACGCGATACCGCGCATGGCATCATGCTGTTCTGCGTCAGCGCTGTCGAGTGAAAAGTGCAGGAGATCCACCTTCCCCCGCAGGCGCTCCGCCAGTTTAGGGTAGAGCAGTCCATTCGTCGTGATGCTCGTACGCATGCCATGCCTCTGCGCCTCACCCGCGATGGCATCGATGTCGGGATGAAGCAGCGGTTCCCCTCCCGTCAGGTCGATAAAGCGCACACCCAGCCGCCGCAGATCCGGGATATTGCGCATGACATCTGCCGTCGGTGCATGCCGACTCGCGTGAAACGCCTTGTGATCCCCGAAGTGACAGAAATCGCAGTATGCATTGCAGCGATAGGTGAGGTAATAGTTGCAGAGAATGGGCATCGCATGCCTGTGCTGGTGATCGTCGACTGCTGCAATAGTACAAAATCCTGCGCAGTTTTTTTTGCGGGCGGGAAACCCCATTGTCTGCCATCACGTTTTTCCTCATACTGAGAGCAGACACATGATGACAGGATTATGAGATTTCACGACGTCACAGCCCGCATTGAAGAAGGTGAAGGACTCACCGTCGAATTCAAGCGCAAGGTCTCGACTCCAGCCAAGATCGCCCGGGAGATGATCGCGTTCGCGAATACACGTGGGGGAATCATTCTTTTTGGCATCGATGACGACAGGTCCGTTGTCGGCGTTGAAAGCGAAAAAGCGGAAATGGAGGACATCGCGTTCGCCGCTCGTCATCTCTGTGATCCCCCCGTGGAGCACGCGGTGGATATTTTCAATTTCGACGGATGCGATGTGATCTGTATCGAGATTCCC
It encodes the following:
- a CDS encoding AAA family ATPase — translated: MEVNIQEINERIQKESAFVDALRMEIGKVIIGQKGMVDRLLIGVLADGHILLEGVPGLAKTTAIKTLASAMKASFHRIQFTPDLLPADLIGTMIYNQKNGEFQTKQGPIFANFILADEINRSPAKVQSALLEAMQERQVTIGEETFFLPRPFLVMATQNPIEQEGTYPLPEAQVDRFMLKVKIDYPSREEELGIMRQQIASELPVANPVVSTEDILNARQALHEVYMDEKIERYILDIVQATRDPRAFNLERLASYIAYGGSPRASINLAVAGKAHAFIQRRGYVIPEDIRAVCFDVLRHRVAVTYEAEAEEMNSEMIIQEILDSIEVP
- a CDS encoding radical SAM protein, encoding MGFPARKKNCAGFCTIAAVDDHQHRHAMPILCNYYLTYRCNAYCDFCHFGDHKAFHASRHAPTADVMRNIPDLRRLGVRFIDLTGGEPLLHPDIDAIAGEAQRHGMRTSITTNGLLYPKLAERLRGKVDLLHFSLDSADAEQHDAMRGIACFSHVLESLDIARELGEKPDLLFTVTNENYRQMDAVYELAQERGLLLLLNPIFSYFREEGLGAEALAYTEQFARKSMVYLNPSFITLRRMGGNDPQDPLCKAVSRVIVLSPENEILLPCYHLHFEKIPVGDSLVDAWQQPRVQWHREREGRHDFCEGCTINCYFEPSFAFPTNRLALASVPSKIRYGYAKYVLQTLRKR
- a CDS encoding DUF58 domain-containing protein; the protein is MDTKQILRNVRQIEIRTRGLVNQLFSGEYHSVFKGRGMEFSEVREYQFGDDVRTIDWNVSARFNRPFIKVFEEERELTVMLLVDMSGSQDYGSGTRSKRDIAAELCAVLAFSAIKNNDKVGMIIFTDRIEKFIPPKKGRSHILRIIRDIIAFRPESSGTSLRSALEYFNHVTKKRSIAFLVSDFMDDEYEQPMKIVARKHDLIAVQLDDPRERELPDVGLVKLRDAESAAERWVDTSMKAVRNAYQQAWEHRITKRERMFLASNVDAIRIDVQKGYIQPLVEFFRMRERRY